Proteins encoded within one genomic window of Paroedura picta isolate Pp20150507F chromosome 17, Ppicta_v3.0, whole genome shotgun sequence:
- the REXO5 gene encoding RNA exonuclease 5 encodes MAAATRATQRKRPREDDNTVEGSWEPKKKRKLAEEDAGQRWNKVTGKRPRLSSEAFGEDCEIDYRQLHRFLKWAAAGKGQSAARPRWCRIHHPRRLTGTVVVVLHGLSQLHFYRFYAQFKHLRKTFRHRFSLPPISGFADTEISDFPPLSKEELKKDPVVQKYGEEKRGLSSYILTPEEMRQHNFPLEESSDCRNFVSSCCDVRPSDGSPLFGLDCEMCLTDKGSELTRISVVDASGQCVMDELVKPSTPIRNYLTRYSGITEDLLLSVTTKLPDVQARLQALLPPDAVLVGHSLNFDLHALQMIHPNVIDTSLLFARKGGKRFRLKFLAAAVLRKEIQRTDQEGHDPTEDATCALELAQFFMNQGPRKVAELNLESRWLEQSRAGGSPKAEPKNGAQKQARTPVRCLLDVLRSLSGKRLLPGGRSEDAPDNGPPKPQGSEEIPGSPFRVLQLPSDPRTLTPHLTADLRAKLRSTLSGMRTVFAGPFRKGFCQRALRRTFEAYGHIRSMRVVTETRKPHICIQYEVLEAAQLAIENLNGAEVAGSCIKVQRPLTELTLDCETLLRQLEADVENEGVLYVAGLEEASWEAEGQAQWGFLEDLKSVFQPRDPRSGKRRNYCFLRFPTGESASTALKTLQGRQRAKGGKLHGRGALTPPHLHRWLCHEAQNADCPAHPQLLPEASHRPEKVPVALEQDVKSIMKACDNRIKKLYRGLPSRTLCIVLLLGTDSTSVSLPGFCLLAIKDDDDDPASH; translated from the exons ATGGCGGCAGCAACCCGAGCAACTCAAAGGAAAAGGCCCCGCGAAGATGACAACACTGTAGAAGGCTCCTGGGagcccaaaaagaaaagaaagcttgcCGAAGAGGACGCTGGACAACGCTGGAACAAAGTTACG GGGAAGAGACCTCGCCTGTCAAGTGAAGCCTTCGGAGAGGATTGTGAAATCGACTACCGCCAGCTGCACAGATTCCTGAAATGGGCTGCGGCGGGGAAAGGGCAAAGTGCCGCTCGGCCCAG GTGGTGCCGTATCCATCACCCAAGGCGTCTGACCGGTACCGTGGTGGTGGTTCTCCACGGATTGAGTCAGCTCCACTTCTACAGGTTTTACGCACAGTTCAAGCATCTCCGCAAAACCTTCAGGCAT cgCTTCTCTTTGCCTCCAATCTCGGGTTTTGCAGATACGGAAATCAGTGACTTCCCACCACTCAGTAAAGAAG AACTGAAGAAAGATCCGGTCGTTCAGAAATACGGAGAAGAGAAGCGGGGGCTGTCCAGCTACATCCTCACCCCGGAAGAGATGCGCCAGCACAACTTCCCTCTAGAAG aGTCCAGCGATTGCCGAAATTTCGTCTCCAGCTGTTGCGACGTCCGGCCTTCAGACGGCAGCCCCCTTTTCGGACTGGACTGTGAAATG TGCCTCACCGACAAAGGATCTGAGCTCACGCGCATCTCCGTGGTGGACGCCAGCGGCCAGTGCGTTATGGATGAGCTTGTAAAGCCCTCGACGCCAATAAGGAATTACCTTACAAG GTATTCTGGCATCACGGAAGATCTGCTCCTTTCGGTCACCACCAAACTTCCCGATGTCCAGGCCCGGCTGCAGGCTCTGCTTCCTCCGGATGCGGTTCTGGTGGGCCATTCTCTGAATTTTGACCTCCATGCTTTACAA ATGATACATCCCAATGTGATCGATACGTCTCTCCTTTTCGCCCGGAAGGGAGGCAAAAGGTTCAGGCTGAAATTCTTAGCCGCAGCTGTTTTAAG GAAAGAAATTCAGCGCACAGATCAAGAGGGTCACGATCCGACCGAAGACGCCACGTGTGCCCTCGAGCTGGCCCAGTTCTTCATGAACCAGGGGCCAAGGAAG GTAGCGGAGCTGAACCTGGAATCCCGGTGGCTGGAGCAGAGCCGAGCAGGGGGCTCACCGAAGGCAGAGCCGAAGAACGGGGCCCAGAAGCAGGCGAGGACCCCCGTCCGATG CCTTCTAGACGTCTTGCGGTCTCTCAGCGGAAAGAGGCTGCTTCCGGGAGGACGGAGCGAGGATGCCCCAGACAACGGCCCACCCAAGCCG CAAGGCTCGGAAGAGATCCCCGGATCGCCTTTCAGAGTCCTTCAGCTTCCTTCGGACCCACGGACCCTGACCCCGCACCTCACTGCCGACCTCAGAGCAAAA CTGCGGAGTACGCTGTCCGGCATGCGGACGGTTTTCGCCGGGCCGTTCAGGAAGGGCTTCTGCCAGAGGGCTTTGAGGAGGACCTTTGAGGCCTACGGACACATTCGGTCCATGAGAGTCGTCACAGAAACCCGGAAG CCCCACATCTGTATCCAGTACGAAGTCCTGGAGGCAGCTCAACTAGCCATAGAGAATCTGAACGGGGCGGAAGTTGCCGGATCCTGTATTAAG GTGCAAAGACCCCTCACCGAATTGACCCTCGATTGTGAGACCCTCCTGAGGCAGCTGGAAGCGGATGTAGAGAACGAAGGCGTGCTCTACGTGGCAGGATTGGAGGAGGCCTCCTGGGAGGCGGAGGGGCAAGCACAGTGGGGCTTCCTGGAAGATCTGAAGTCTGTGTTCCAGCCCAGGGACCCCCGCAGCGGGAAGCGGCGAAATTACTGCTTTCTCC GATTTCCAACCGGGGAAAGTGCCAGCACGGCCCTTAAAACCCTCCAGGGGCGGCAGAGGGCCAAAGGTGGAAAACTGCACGGCAGAGGCGCTCTGACACCTCCGCATCTCCACCGGTGGCTCTGCCACGAGGCTCAAAACGCCGACTGCCCTGCccatcctcagctgctgcctgagGCCAGCCACCGACCGGAGAAAGTGCCGGTTGCTCTG GAGCAAGACGTAAAGAGCATAATGAAGGCGTGTGACAACCGGATTAAAAAACTTTACAGAGGCTTGCCAAGCCGGACGCTCTGCATCGTCCTATTACTGGGAACAGACAG